Proteins from a single region of Esox lucius isolate fEsoLuc1 chromosome 13, fEsoLuc1.pri, whole genome shotgun sequence:
- the LOC105014066 gene encoding calmodulin-regulated spectrin-associated protein 1-B isoform X8 — protein sequence MLTHRLTIRFLWEGADTKVHTRMDLDLCAGGDSTRRKLDTAGEGAVEVVPLEMYDSARAKIDANLRWLFAKAYGIDHIPEDLRDPFYTDQYEQEHIKPPVLHLLLSCELYCRVCALILKTDQAASLQSHMSVIQALSRKGIYVMESDDVPVTDADLACVPIKMSAHMPMIDALMMAYTVEMISIEKVVACVKRFSTFSASKELPFDLEDAMVFWINKVNLKMREMAERELKVKQHPLESPSHQKSPSKWYWKLVPVRYRREHNTGRQLPFFPVLEDLMRDVCDGAALLTVVHYYCPDLMKLDDICLKEVTSIADSLYNIQLLKEFANEYLNKSFYLTMEDMLYSPLVLKHNVMVFIAELFWWFETVKPEFVQPRTDEFKDARAMAQPKSARPSVPISNATKRSFQVTPGMAEASLSVSAQSSPDVCNRYFLHPAEDCDPLSKGGPAASFSPSHPLLPLRQRQQKQQGEDGSGIRNRSNSLENRQPRASVQAWPDKRQRPMSTLNPYTFGISATDSDADIASGDSVSLARSISKDSLASNVANLTPKHQSLTPQGHTLIGPAQGVRPQVASAPQRVNGHGLLGNVDLEEEELEAVMRTEASPALNNPLEARPAGAMPKDSFYLEPLMPAVLKPAKEKSVCLNKEEESGEAGRSRGGGSLRRAEGGPALATSARRKTPNSLNRTYTPTSSGELDMSTEAWLAGPPQGQGSFKPLVTSSAEPPGGFYLHSDSEDQKPGHELDLDEADEEDLDEALTTKDPTRPRKSFEDEEEEESAKLQEDQKVKEKEDKDKGDDGASGRSSPCLSTHSQASSLASGSVRMTSFAERKAQQRFGSNQDLRTSASSSQRTTPDGSECSGPLSLPTSWRLKRDQSPCSPQGGRGDGGNNVLASELVQLHMQLEEKRKAIEHQKKKMEVLSARQRQKLGKAAFLHIVKKGKSDTLPHLLKPDHYSKEELNGDKGGSSKDDSCVDMLRAAKETDSSASPVPGAFEAVDRKGSRSPGPLLDEELDLNECNRSIEMLNDAIGSIQQQMMQLSLQQEQLMKQNVQSPPGVLSPSLTNDKPAVSEPKARAAVHFVEIGSGTPATGTAPTRKPPKLTSARGPRSKPSELKLAKEHGRQGLASSRAITPTHSLETLPHLRQFPGGRSPRADQPDASPRTPPAIGETNSGQDKPGRSATFRLHDESNLRAVARNEPVTITTPEVSFDECLSSTPREGELNSSDGSGKENVPSEEVSRSKAPLIEVDLSDLKDPEELEGEGQESTIEGDDGELKSGLGFFFKDEQKAEDELAKKRAAFLVRQQKKAEEARLRKLQLEAESEQKREEARQKAEEDRMRKEEEKARRELIKEQYLRRKQQELMEEQGLGSPAKPKTPKTKPKKAVHQTHRPKSAFSREESSSDTFSSKCSSSTPDNLSSAQSGSSLSLASAATTEPDSVNSGGAGSQRGESVESFPGLSRNASRNTERDWDNGSTASSITSMAEYTGPKLFKEPSSKSNKPIIFNAITHCCLAGKVNEAQKNTLLEELEKVEAHHLMILFRDGGCQFRGVYSYFPDTEEILKLTGTGPKSISKKMIDKLYKYSSDRKQFTVIPAKTVSVSIDAITIHNHLWQAKRTTMPKKAGK from the exons ATGCTAACCCACCGACTGACAATTAGATTTCTATGGGAAGGCGCGGACACGAAGGTACACACAAG GATGGATCTGGATCTGTGTGCTGGCGGGGACAGCACCCGAAGAAAGTTGGATACAGCAGGCGAAGGGGCAGTGGAGGTGGTACCTTTGGAAATGTACGACTCTGCCAGAGCCAAAATAGACGCAAACCTTCGGTGGCTGTTCGCCAAAGCCTACGGCATTG ACCACATCCCGGAGGACCTGCGGGACCCGTTCTACACAGACCAGTACGAGCAGGAGCACATCAAGCCCCCGGTCCTCCACCTGCTGCTCTCCTGCGAGCTCTACTGTCGCGTGTGCGCCCTCATCCTGAAGACGGACCAGGCCGCCTCGCTGCAGTCCCACATGTCCGTCATCCAGGCCCTGAGCCGCAAGGGCATCTACGTCATGGAGAGTGACGACGTCCCCGTGACGGACGCCGACCTCGCCTGCGTGCCTATCAAAATG AGCGCCCACATGCCGATGATCGATGCCCTTATGATGGCCTACACGGTGGAGATGATCAGCATAGAAAAGGTTGTGGCCTGCGTCAAACGCTTCTCCACCTTCAGCGCTTCCAAGGAGCTGCCCTTTGACCTTGAGGACGCCATGGTCTTCTGGATCAACAAG GTTAATCTGAAGATGAGGGagatggcagagagagagcTCAAAGTCAAGCAGCACCCGCTGGAGTCCCCCAGTCACCAGAAG TCTCCCTCCAAATGGTATTGGAAACTAGTACCT GTGCGGTATCGCAGGGAGCACAACACCGGGCGCCAGCTGCCTTTCTTCCCCGTGCTGGAGGACCTGATGAGGGATGTGTGTGACGGAGCCGCCCTCCTCACCGTGGTTCACTACTACTGCCCTGACCTCATGAAGCTGGACG ATATTTGCCTGAAGGAGGTGACCTCCATAGCCGACAGCCTGTACAATATCCAGCTGCTCAAGGAGTTCGCCAACGAGTATCTGAACAAGAGCTTTTACCTGACAATGGAAGATATGCTCTACTCTCCTCTGGTGCTCAAG CACAATGTGATGGTGTTCATCGCTGAGCTCTTCTGGTGGTTTGAGACGGTCAAGCCAGAGTTTGTCCAACCCAGGACAGATGAGTTCAAAGACG CCCGAGCTATGGCTCAGCCAAAGAGTGCCCGCCCCTCAGTGCCCATCTCCAACGCCACCAAACGTAGCTTCCAGGTGACCCCTGGCATGGCGGAGgcctctctgtcggtctctgcCCAGAGCAGTCCGGATGTCTGCAACAGGTACTTTCTTCACCCTGCTGAAGACTGTGACCCTCT TAGTAAAGGAGGTCCTGCTGCGTCCTTCAGCCCGTCCCACCCGCTCCTACCCCTGAGACAGAGGCAGCAGAAGCAGCAGGGGGAGGATGGATCAG GCATCAGGAACCGCTCCAACTCCTTGGAGAACCGACAGCCACGAGCTTCTGTGCAGGCCTGGCCTGACAAAAGACAAAG ACCAATGTCAACGCTCAACCCGTATACGTTCGGCATATCGGCCACTGACAGCGATGCCGACATAGCCTCCGGTGACAGCGTGAGTCTGGCCCGCTCCATCAGCAAAGACAGCCTGGCTTCTAACGTGGCCAACCTCACCCCCAAACATCAGAGCCTCACTCCCCAGGGCCACACCCTGATCGGCCCCGCGCAAGGCGTCCGCCCCCAAGTCGCCTCCGCGCCCCAACGGGTCAACGGCCACGGCCTGTTGGGAAACGTcgacctggaggaggaggagctggaggcAGTGATGAGGACTGAAGCGTCGCCTGCTCTGAACAACCCGCTGGAGGCCAGGCCCGCCGGGGCCATGCCCAAGGATAGTTTCTACTTGGAACCACTGATGCCTGCTGTGTTAAAACCGGCCAAGGAGAAGTCCGTATGCCTgaacaaggaggaggagagcgGGGAGGCTGGGCGGTCGCGGGGAGGGGGGTCCCTCcggagagcagagggaggacCTGCACTCGCAACATCTGCCAGGAGGAAAACCCCCAACAGCCTAAATCGGACGTATACTCCCACCTCTAGTGGGGAGTTGGACATGTCCACTGAGGCTTGGCTGGCCGGGCCACCCCAGGGACAAGGATCCTTCAAGCCCCTTGTCACCAGCAGCGCAGAACCCCCCGGGGGATTCTACCTCCACTCGGACAGTGAGGACCAGAAGCCCGGGCACGAGCTGGACCTGGACGAGGCCGATGAGGAGGACCTGGACGAAGCCCTCACCACCAAAGACCCAACCAGGCCTAGGAAGTCCTttgaggacgaggaggaggaagagtcaGCCAAGCTTCAGGAGGACCAGAaagtgaaggagaaggaggacaaGGATAAAGGGGACGACGGGGCCAGCGGTCGCTCCAGCCCCTGTCTCAGCACCCACTCTCAGGCCAGTAGCCTGGCCAGCGGCAGTGTGCGCATGACCAGCTTTGCCGAGCGCAAAGCCCAGCAGCGTTTCGGCAGCAACCAGGACCTGCGAACCAGCGCCTCCAGCTCGCAGAGGACCACTCCGGACGGCTCTGAGTGCAGCGGGCCCCTGTCCCTGCCCACGTCCTGGAGGCTAAAGAGGGACCAGAGCCCCTGCTCCCCCCAGGGCGGCCGGGGGGACGGAGGGAACAACGTGCTGGCCTCTGAACTGGTCCAGCTCCATATGCAgctggaggagaagaggaaggcCATCGAGCACCAGAAGAAGAAAATGGAGGTTCTGTCAGCCAGACAGAGGCAGAAGCTGGGCAAGGCTGCCTTTTTGCACATTGTCAAGAAGGGCAAGAGTGACACCCTGCCCCACCTGCTCAAACCGGACCACTATTCCAAAGAGGAGCTTAACGGGGACAAAGGCGGGAGCTCGAAAGACGACTCGTGCGTGGACATGCTCAGGGCGGCCAAAGAGACAGACTCGTCCGCCTCGCCGGTCCCGGGTGCCTTTGAGGCAGTTGACCGGAAGGGCAGCCGTAGCCCAGGTCCTCTGCTCGATGAAGAACTGGACCTGAACGAGTGCAACCGCTCCATCGAGATGCTGAACGACGCCATTGGCAGCATCCAGCAGCAGATGATGCAGCTCTCCCTCCAGCAGGAACAGCTGATGAAACAGAATGTACAGTCCCCTCCCGGCGTCCTGTCCCCGTCCTTGACCAATGACAAACCCGCCGTCTCTGAACCCAAGGCCCGGGCGGCGGTCCACTTTGTGGAGATCGGAAGTGGCACGCCGGCAACGGGCACAGCGCCCACCAGGAAACCCCCCAAGCTGACGTCGGCCAGAGGCCCCAGGTCTAAGCCTTCGGAGCTGAAGCTGGCCAAGGAGCACGGGCGACAGGGCCTAGCCTCCAGCCGTGCTATCACCCCCACTCACAGCCTGGAGACTCTGCCCCACCTGAGGCAGTTCCCTGGGGGCAGGTCCCCCAGGGCCGACCAGCCCGATGCCAGCCCCAGAACCCCCCCCGCCATCGGGGAGACGAACAGCGGGCAGGACAAACCTGGTCGTAGCGCCACCTTTAGGCTCCACGACGAGTCCAACCTGCGCGCTGTGGCCCGGAACGAACCGGTGACGATCACCACCCCAGAAGTGTCCTTTGACGAGTGCCTGTCCAGTACCCCGAGGGAGGGGGAGCTGAACTCCTCAGACGGCTCGGGGAAGGAGAATGTCCCCTCGGAGGAGGTTTCACGGAGCAAAGCCCCCCTGATCGAGGTGGACTTGTCAGACCTGAAGGACCCAGAGGAGCTTGAGGGGGAGGGTCAGGAAAGCACCATTGAGGGGGATGACGGGGAACTGAAATCTGGCCTGGGATTCTTCTTTAAG GATGAACAGAAGGCAGAGGAtgagctggctaagaagaggGCAGCGTTTCTCGTAAGGCAGCAGAAAAAGGCTGAGGAGGCCCGCCTTCGCAAGCTACAGCTGGAGGCAGAGAGCGAACAGAAGCGGGAAGAGGCCAG GCAGAAGGCGGAAGAAGACCGgatgaggaaggaggaggagaaagctCGCAGGGAGTTGATCAAAGAGCAGTACCTAAGGAGGAAGCAGCAGGAGCTGATGGAGGAGCAGGGCCTCGGCAGCCCGGCCAAGCCCAAGACCCCGAAGACTAAGCCCAAGAAAGCCGTTCACCAGACCCACCGACCCAAGTCAGCGTTCAGCAGAGAGGAGTCCTCCAGCGACACCTTTTCCTCCAAGTGCTCTTCTTCCACAC CTGACAACCTGAGCAGTGCCCAGTCAGGCTCCAGCCTGTCCCTGGCCTCTGCCGCCACCACTGAGCCAGACAGCGTCAACTCTGGAGGGGCTGGATCCCAACG AGGCGAATCTGTGGAGTCGTTCCCGGGCCTGAGTCGGAATGCCAGTCGCAACACGGAGCGAGACTGGGACAACGGGTCCACGGCGTCCTCCATAACCTCTATGGCAGAGTACACCG GTCCCAAACTGTTCAAGGAGCCCAGTTCAAAGTCCAACAAACCAATCATCTTCAACGCCATCACCCACTGCTGCCTGGCTGGCAAGGTTAACGAAGCTCAGAAGAACACTCTTCTAGAG GAGCTGGAGAAGGTTGAAGCCCACCACCTGATGATCCTGTTCAGGGACGGAGGCTGCCAGTTCCGTGGTGTCTACTCCTACTTCCCCGACACCGAGGAGATCCTCAAGCTCACCGGCACAGGGCCCAAGAGCATCAGCAAGAAGATGATCGACAAGCTCTACAAGTACAGCTCGGACCGCAAGCAGTTTACGGTCATCCCCGCCAAGACCGTGTCGGTTAGCATCGACGCCATCACCATCCACAACCACCTGTGGCAGGCCAAGAGAACCACTATGCCAAAGAAGGCTGGGAAATAA
- the LOC105014066 gene encoding calmodulin-regulated spectrin-associated protein 1-B isoform X6, which translates to MLTHRLTIRFLWEGADTKVHTRMDLDLCAGGDSTRRKLDTAGEGAVEVVPLEMYDSARAKIDANLRWLFAKAYGIDHIPEDLRDPFYTDQYEQEHIKPPVLHLLLSCELYCRVCALILKTDQAASLQSHMSVIQALSRKGIYVMESDDVPVTDADLACVPIKMSAHMPMIDALMMAYTVEMISIEKVVACVKRFSTFSASKELPFDLEDAMVFWINKVNLKMREMAERELKVKQHPLESPSHQKSPSKWYWKLVPVRYRREHNTGRQLPFFPVLEDLMRDVCDGAALLTVVHYYCPDLMKLDDICLKEVTSIADSLYNIQLLKEFANEYLNKSFYLTMEDMLYSPLVLKHNVMVFIAELFWWFETVKPEFVQPRTDEFKDARAMAQPKSARPSVPISNATKRSFQVTPGMAEASLSVSAQSSPDVCNSSKGGPAASFSPSHPLLPLRQRQQKQQGEDGSGIRNRSNSLENRQPRASVQAWPDKRQRPMSTLNPYTFGISATDSDADIASGDSVSLARSISKDSLASNVANLTPKHQSLTPQGHTLIGPAQGVRPQVASAPQRVNGHGLLGNVDLEEEELEAVMRTEASPALNNPLEARPAGAMPKDSFYLEPLMPAVLKPAKEKSVCLNKEEESGEAGRSRGGGSLRRAEGGPALATSARRKTPNSLNRTYTPTSSGELDMSTEAWLAGPPQGQGSFKPLVTSSAEPPGGFYLHSDSEDQKPGHELDLDEADEEDLDEALTTKDPTRPRKSFEDEEEEESAKLQEDQKVKEKEDKDKGDDGASGRSSPCLSTHSQASSLASGSVRMTSFAERKAQQRFGSNQDLRTSASSSQRTTPDGSECSGPLSLPTSWRLKRDQSPCSPQGGRGDGGNNVLASELVQLHMQLEEKRKAIEHQKKKMEVLSARQRQKLGKAAFLHIVKKGKSDTLPHLLKPDHYSKEELNGDKGGSSKDDSCVDMLRAAKETDSSASPVPGAFEAVDRKGSRSPGPLLDEELDLNECNRSIEMLNDAIGSIQQQMMQLSLQQEQLMKQNVQSPPGVLSPSLTNDKPAVSEPKARAAVHFVEIGSGTPATGTAPTRKPPKLTSARGPRSKPSELKLAKEHGRQGLASSRAITPTHSLETLPHLRQFPGGRSPRADQPDASPRTPPAIGETNSGQDKPGRSATFRLHDESNLRAVARNEPVTITTPEVSFDECLSSTPREGELNSSDGSGKENVPSEEVSRSKAPLIEVDLSDLKDPEELEGEGQESTIEGDDGELKSGLGFFFKDEQKAEDELAKKRAAFLVRQQKKAEEARLRKLQLEAESEQKREEARQKAEEDRMRKEEEKARRELIKEQYLRRKQQELMEEQGLGSPAKPKTPKTKPKKAVHQTHRPKSAFSREESSSDTFSSKCSSSTPDNLSSAQSGSSLSLASAATTEPDSVNSGGAGSQRGESVESFPGLSRNASRNTERDWDNGSTASSITSMAEYTGPKLFKEPSSKSNKPIIFNAITHCCLAGKVNEAQKNTLLEELEKVEAHHLMILFRDGGCQFRGVYSYFPDTEEILKLTGTGPKSISKKMIDKLYKYSSDRKQFTVIPAKTVSVSIDAITIHNHLWQAKRTTMPKKAGK; encoded by the exons ATGCTAACCCACCGACTGACAATTAGATTTCTATGGGAAGGCGCGGACACGAAGGTACACACAAG GATGGATCTGGATCTGTGTGCTGGCGGGGACAGCACCCGAAGAAAGTTGGATACAGCAGGCGAAGGGGCAGTGGAGGTGGTACCTTTGGAAATGTACGACTCTGCCAGAGCCAAAATAGACGCAAACCTTCGGTGGCTGTTCGCCAAAGCCTACGGCATTG ACCACATCCCGGAGGACCTGCGGGACCCGTTCTACACAGACCAGTACGAGCAGGAGCACATCAAGCCCCCGGTCCTCCACCTGCTGCTCTCCTGCGAGCTCTACTGTCGCGTGTGCGCCCTCATCCTGAAGACGGACCAGGCCGCCTCGCTGCAGTCCCACATGTCCGTCATCCAGGCCCTGAGCCGCAAGGGCATCTACGTCATGGAGAGTGACGACGTCCCCGTGACGGACGCCGACCTCGCCTGCGTGCCTATCAAAATG AGCGCCCACATGCCGATGATCGATGCCCTTATGATGGCCTACACGGTGGAGATGATCAGCATAGAAAAGGTTGTGGCCTGCGTCAAACGCTTCTCCACCTTCAGCGCTTCCAAGGAGCTGCCCTTTGACCTTGAGGACGCCATGGTCTTCTGGATCAACAAG GTTAATCTGAAGATGAGGGagatggcagagagagagcTCAAAGTCAAGCAGCACCCGCTGGAGTCCCCCAGTCACCAGAAG TCTCCCTCCAAATGGTATTGGAAACTAGTACCT GTGCGGTATCGCAGGGAGCACAACACCGGGCGCCAGCTGCCTTTCTTCCCCGTGCTGGAGGACCTGATGAGGGATGTGTGTGACGGAGCCGCCCTCCTCACCGTGGTTCACTACTACTGCCCTGACCTCATGAAGCTGGACG ATATTTGCCTGAAGGAGGTGACCTCCATAGCCGACAGCCTGTACAATATCCAGCTGCTCAAGGAGTTCGCCAACGAGTATCTGAACAAGAGCTTTTACCTGACAATGGAAGATATGCTCTACTCTCCTCTGGTGCTCAAG CACAATGTGATGGTGTTCATCGCTGAGCTCTTCTGGTGGTTTGAGACGGTCAAGCCAGAGTTTGTCCAACCCAGGACAGATGAGTTCAAAGACG CCCGAGCTATGGCTCAGCCAAAGAGTGCCCGCCCCTCAGTGCCCATCTCCAACGCCACCAAACGTAGCTTCCAGGTGACCCCTGGCATGGCGGAGgcctctctgtcggtctctgcCCAGAGCAGTCCGGATGTCTGCAACAG TAGTAAAGGAGGTCCTGCTGCGTCCTTCAGCCCGTCCCACCCGCTCCTACCCCTGAGACAGAGGCAGCAGAAGCAGCAGGGGGAGGATGGATCAG GCATCAGGAACCGCTCCAACTCCTTGGAGAACCGACAGCCACGAGCTTCTGTGCAGGCCTGGCCTGACAAAAGACAAAG ACCAATGTCAACGCTCAACCCGTATACGTTCGGCATATCGGCCACTGACAGCGATGCCGACATAGCCTCCGGTGACAGCGTGAGTCTGGCCCGCTCCATCAGCAAAGACAGCCTGGCTTCTAACGTGGCCAACCTCACCCCCAAACATCAGAGCCTCACTCCCCAGGGCCACACCCTGATCGGCCCCGCGCAAGGCGTCCGCCCCCAAGTCGCCTCCGCGCCCCAACGGGTCAACGGCCACGGCCTGTTGGGAAACGTcgacctggaggaggaggagctggaggcAGTGATGAGGACTGAAGCGTCGCCTGCTCTGAACAACCCGCTGGAGGCCAGGCCCGCCGGGGCCATGCCCAAGGATAGTTTCTACTTGGAACCACTGATGCCTGCTGTGTTAAAACCGGCCAAGGAGAAGTCCGTATGCCTgaacaaggaggaggagagcgGGGAGGCTGGGCGGTCGCGGGGAGGGGGGTCCCTCcggagagcagagggaggacCTGCACTCGCAACATCTGCCAGGAGGAAAACCCCCAACAGCCTAAATCGGACGTATACTCCCACCTCTAGTGGGGAGTTGGACATGTCCACTGAGGCTTGGCTGGCCGGGCCACCCCAGGGACAAGGATCCTTCAAGCCCCTTGTCACCAGCAGCGCAGAACCCCCCGGGGGATTCTACCTCCACTCGGACAGTGAGGACCAGAAGCCCGGGCACGAGCTGGACCTGGACGAGGCCGATGAGGAGGACCTGGACGAAGCCCTCACCACCAAAGACCCAACCAGGCCTAGGAAGTCCTttgaggacgaggaggaggaagagtcaGCCAAGCTTCAGGAGGACCAGAaagtgaaggagaaggaggacaaGGATAAAGGGGACGACGGGGCCAGCGGTCGCTCCAGCCCCTGTCTCAGCACCCACTCTCAGGCCAGTAGCCTGGCCAGCGGCAGTGTGCGCATGACCAGCTTTGCCGAGCGCAAAGCCCAGCAGCGTTTCGGCAGCAACCAGGACCTGCGAACCAGCGCCTCCAGCTCGCAGAGGACCACTCCGGACGGCTCTGAGTGCAGCGGGCCCCTGTCCCTGCCCACGTCCTGGAGGCTAAAGAGGGACCAGAGCCCCTGCTCCCCCCAGGGCGGCCGGGGGGACGGAGGGAACAACGTGCTGGCCTCTGAACTGGTCCAGCTCCATATGCAgctggaggagaagaggaaggcCATCGAGCACCAGAAGAAGAAAATGGAGGTTCTGTCAGCCAGACAGAGGCAGAAGCTGGGCAAGGCTGCCTTTTTGCACATTGTCAAGAAGGGCAAGAGTGACACCCTGCCCCACCTGCTCAAACCGGACCACTATTCCAAAGAGGAGCTTAACGGGGACAAAGGCGGGAGCTCGAAAGACGACTCGTGCGTGGACATGCTCAGGGCGGCCAAAGAGACAGACTCGTCCGCCTCGCCGGTCCCGGGTGCCTTTGAGGCAGTTGACCGGAAGGGCAGCCGTAGCCCAGGTCCTCTGCTCGATGAAGAACTGGACCTGAACGAGTGCAACCGCTCCATCGAGATGCTGAACGACGCCATTGGCAGCATCCAGCAGCAGATGATGCAGCTCTCCCTCCAGCAGGAACAGCTGATGAAACAGAATGTACAGTCCCCTCCCGGCGTCCTGTCCCCGTCCTTGACCAATGACAAACCCGCCGTCTCTGAACCCAAGGCCCGGGCGGCGGTCCACTTTGTGGAGATCGGAAGTGGCACGCCGGCAACGGGCACAGCGCCCACCAGGAAACCCCCCAAGCTGACGTCGGCCAGAGGCCCCAGGTCTAAGCCTTCGGAGCTGAAGCTGGCCAAGGAGCACGGGCGACAGGGCCTAGCCTCCAGCCGTGCTATCACCCCCACTCACAGCCTGGAGACTCTGCCCCACCTGAGGCAGTTCCCTGGGGGCAGGTCCCCCAGGGCCGACCAGCCCGATGCCAGCCCCAGAACCCCCCCCGCCATCGGGGAGACGAACAGCGGGCAGGACAAACCTGGTCGTAGCGCCACCTTTAGGCTCCACGACGAGTCCAACCTGCGCGCTGTGGCCCGGAACGAACCGGTGACGATCACCACCCCAGAAGTGTCCTTTGACGAGTGCCTGTCCAGTACCCCGAGGGAGGGGGAGCTGAACTCCTCAGACGGCTCGGGGAAGGAGAATGTCCCCTCGGAGGAGGTTTCACGGAGCAAAGCCCCCCTGATCGAGGTGGACTTGTCAGACCTGAAGGACCCAGAGGAGCTTGAGGGGGAGGGTCAGGAAAGCACCATTGAGGGGGATGACGGGGAACTGAAATCTGGCCTGGGATTCTTCTTTAAG GATGAACAGAAGGCAGAGGAtgagctggctaagaagaggGCAGCGTTTCTCGTAAGGCAGCAGAAAAAGGCTGAGGAGGCCCGCCTTCGCAAGCTACAGCTGGAGGCAGAGAGCGAACAGAAGCGGGAAGAGGCCAG GCAGAAGGCGGAAGAAGACCGgatgaggaaggaggaggagaaagctCGCAGGGAGTTGATCAAAGAGCAGTACCTAAGGAGGAAGCAGCAGGAGCTGATGGAGGAGCAGGGCCTCGGCAGCCCGGCCAAGCCCAAGACCCCGAAGACTAAGCCCAAGAAAGCCGTTCACCAGACCCACCGACCCAAGTCAGCGTTCAGCAGAGAGGAGTCCTCCAGCGACACCTTTTCCTCCAAGTGCTCTTCTTCCACAC CTGACAACCTGAGCAGTGCCCAGTCAGGCTCCAGCCTGTCCCTGGCCTCTGCCGCCACCACTGAGCCAGACAGCGTCAACTCTGGAGGGGCTGGATCCCAACG AGGCGAATCTGTGGAGTCGTTCCCGGGCCTGAGTCGGAATGCCAGTCGCAACACGGAGCGAGACTGGGACAACGGGTCCACGGCGTCCTCCATAACCTCTATGGCAGAGTACACCG GTCCCAAACTGTTCAAGGAGCCCAGTTCAAAGTCCAACAAACCAATCATCTTCAACGCCATCACCCACTGCTGCCTGGCTGGCAAGGTTAACGAAGCTCAGAAGAACACTCTTCTAGAG GAGCTGGAGAAGGTTGAAGCCCACCACCTGATGATCCTGTTCAGGGACGGAGGCTGCCAGTTCCGTGGTGTCTACTCCTACTTCCCCGACACCGAGGAGATCCTCAAGCTCACCGGCACAGGGCCCAAGAGCATCAGCAAGAAGATGATCGACAAGCTCTACAAGTACAGCTCGGACCGCAAGCAGTTTACGGTCATCCCCGCCAAGACCGTGTCGGTTAGCATCGACGCCATCACCATCCACAACCACCTGTGGCAGGCCAAGAGAACCACTATGCCAAAGAAGGCTGGGAAATAA